gaaaatatcaaatgacaacactatataatgaatactattatactatactactgtggtgtagcATCGTTCACTGTACAATAGAAATACTAGTTTCCAAATATTATGCTCCAGTTTGATTTATGATGCTCCTATATTAAGGCACAAAGGTAGTTTTTTGTAGAGATGTGTAAGTGTACACCTCAGGGTATTAAcatgtgaattattattattgttattataaaccCTCTCAAGTAAATACAGCCACTGTAATGTTGGCAAGGcactttatttgaaaacaaaactgaattacATCTATAAAAACAGACCATGTCTGGAACTTGTTCCCCAggttttccccgtcgacatcaTTGTAAATATGTAACGTTAGATATAGATTATCTGGATTCagagctgcaactgacgatTGTGTTCACGATTAATCGTGAATCGTTTGGTCAATGAGAAGTCatgaaaacgttaaaaaaaaaaaaattacgttctgtgtttgtcaaatATCGGAAATctggtttgaaaaaaaagcttcaaaacgatgaatcgattattaaaatagttgacgattcatttagtaatcgattactcATCgttgattgtttcagcttgttTCAATTAATTATGAATCTCatgtcacacacgtcacatataacacactgttactgctgtgtgtgtgcgtgcgcgtgagTAATGCAGTAGGATACCCCGCAGCGCTGCGAGATTGCATAACCACCATACAGCCATCTCTATACCTGCTTtgcctgccacacacacacacacacacgacaaaaAAGAGcaatattaaatatatgaattttgtttttacaaaaggttaaaaaaaatataataattaaaaaaatattatattctcGCCGTGattctcacgcacacacacacgcacacggccCGTGATGACGGTGACCGGAGGAGCGGAGATGTGTGACGTCAGGCGAGGAGAATGACAAGCGCCTCCAATGAGGAGCAGAGGATGCGCAGCGCGTGGACGGAGCTGCCGACAGAAGGCTAATAACCATGCCAACCGAGGACTGTGGCGCGCGCTGCTGAttagggagagtgagagagaagaagaagaagaagacgtggACATTTATGTGAAGTGGACTttaagaggagaagagagaggttcctgcaggaggaagaagaacatcAAGGCGCTGGTAAAATCAtctttgtttcctctctctgtggcgtggtcctctgtgtgtgtgtgtgtgtgtgtgtgtgtgtggcgcgcGCTGGATCAGACACTGCACTGCTGCAGCTCAATTAAAGTGACGGTAATATGCTCGTGTTAACTCTGCTAAAACATGCACGCGCgcccgcgcacacacacacacaaccagctCGTGACACGTCGCTCGGTTGTGGTTAAATTAAACGGGCAGATGCTCGCGGGCTGCACGAGCTCGTGATACCGCAGTGACGTGGATCTTCTCCTCCGCTGCTGCTGACCTTCCATCGGTCGTTTGCAGTCACTGACGCGGTGTGCACGTGTGCGTGCACGAGAGTGCGAGACAAGGACGGAGACGGATGAAGAATAAGGCGGAGCGGTGAGGGAGGAGGGGTGtgtcggggaggtggaggtgggtggaagtgggagagagggggaggtttttttttgtgaatgaagCTCCACATCGTTTtggcgcgcgcgcgcgcgctcgCTCTggcagccacagctgactgagCTAAAATTAGCCCAgcgctgcttttatttttgtgtctgcGTGCGCGACACTTTAATGTGTGGATAAGAATCCAAATCAACAGAAGTTCTTGAACGCACGCACGCCTGAGCACGCGCCACCAGCGGATACCATGTCCAAGGACGTCACGCGCTGTTTTTAGAAATGATCTAAAAATagaatttattattaattattgtttttgatTGAGTGGAGAGTGACGCGCTCCTCGTCAGTGAGGCATCGTTTAGGTAGGAATGTGGCGTGTTTTCCGtcacatgtttatttgttttgttttgttccattcacactctgctgccttgttttcGAGAcgaaaatccatccatccatctatggCGTCGGTGTTGTTTACACACCTGAAATTGCTCATCGGTGTCAGTGTGCAGCGTCAGAGCAGCCGGTGACGTCAGTGTCCAGTTGATTCTGTGATTTAATAACAGATAAAGGATCGAATGGGTGTGAAACATTGTCTTTGCTTTTTGGAGAACGGAGACAGATGTTACAATCACTTTATTCTGGGTTTTATCCCCTTGTTCACGCCCTGCTCTTCCTCATCCTTTCGTTCATAAAcctgtctctgctcctcctccttgtcctcttggctcttttttgtcatgtttgagTTTTAATTGTGCGATCATTGACCTTCACCATCATCTTCCACTTGctctttgttcatttttaatcaaactgttcaaaacacacacaatgatcaTTGTCATCCACTTTCTTTGATTACAATGTTATTGTCATGCACCTtatcttccttccttccttcccttccttGCTTCCTTCTCGTCTCTCCAGccatgattttctctctggccGCAGCAAAAGCCATGAGCGGTGGCGGCGACGGCAGCGGCCTCAACAGCTCGTCCCCCCTCGACCCGTTCGACTCCACCTGGAACCTCGGCGAAGATCCGTCCAACTCCTCCGTGGAGCCCGTCACGCGAACTCTGATACCCGACCTACAGCCGGCGACCACCGTCGTGGCCGTCCAGGAAGTCAGCCCCTGGGATATTGCGCTGTGTGTGACCGGGACACTCATCTCCTGCGAGAACGCTCTGGTGATCGCCGTGCTGTTCTACACGCCCACACTGCGGGCCCCTATGTTCATCCTGATCGGATCGCTGGCAGTGGCGGACCTGTTCGCGGGCCTCGGCCTCATCTTGAACTTTGTCTTCACGTACATGGTGGACAACTCGGTGGagtttgtgatgctgctgtcAGTCGGACTCCTCATCTCGGCCTTCTCGGCGTCCGTCCTGAACATTCTCGCCATCACGGTGGACCGCTACCTGTCGCTGTACAACGCCCTGACTTACCACACCGAGCGGACGGTCACCTTCACCTACGTGATGGTGGCGTGCATCTGGGTGTTGTGTCTCGCGCTCGGCTTGCTGCCCGCGCTCGGCTGGAACTGCTTGAGAGACGAGTCCGCATGCAGTGTTTGCCGCCCCGTGACCAAGAACAATGCCGTGGCGCTGGCGgtcaccttcctcctggtcttTGCACTAATGATGCAGCTCTACCTTCAGATCTGCAAGATTGCCTTCCGCCACGCGCAGCAGATCGCGGTGCAGCACCAGTTTGTGGCCATCTCCACCACCAAAGGTGTCTCCACGCTGTCGGCCATCCTGTGTGCCTTCGGGGTGTGCTGGCTTCCGTTTGCCATGTACTCCATCGTGGCGGACTCCAGCTACCCTGTGATATACACCTATGCCACGGTGCTCCCGGCGACCTGCTGCTCCGTGATCAACCCCATCATCTACGCGTTCCGGAACCCCGACATTCAGAAGTCGCTGTGGATGGCGTGCTGCGGGTGCATCCCGTCCAACCTTTCCCTCAGACCCAGGACTTCCAGTGACGTGTAGCGTGggagattgtttgttttttgtttggcaTGACGGAAAACCGGCGAAAGGTTGGAAGGTTACAGCCAAGGAACGGCATTCCTGGTGGCAAATACCTCGCCTGGTCCACAGGGAGAAGGGAGGACAAAGAGATAGAGCTAATTCAAGACCATGTCCTGTCCGCTTGAAGAAAACCAAAAGTGGTGTTTGATAAGTTTGCCAACTGGGTCCTGGGTAGCACATGCGAGTATGATGATTTCTCCACAGGACCTTAGCTTGGGGAACACGGTGTGGTTATGCAATCAGAGGGAGTGAAGTggtcttattattataataataataatatttattataataataataataataatattaacaacaaGGTACATGATTTCACGATGGTTGTATTTTGACAAAGACGTGGAGCTACGTTACGGCAACGATGAACTAGTGAACTACATTTGCAGGCGTTTATTTATagacagtgagtgagagaaTGACGATGGTTGTGTAAAGGTTGtcgtttaagaaaaaaaaaaaaagctcaatcATACATCGTCCCAATCcgatctaatctaatctaatctgccCGTGTCATAATGCATAGGCGGACACCTGGAGTGGGTTTTCCATATTTAGGTCGACGTTgcttgtccttgtgtgtgtgtgggtgtgggtgtgtatgtgtgggaaTAAAATACGCCccctgctggaaaaaaaaaactagtttcTGAGCCGCACCCCCTCCCACGAAATCATCCCCCCCCTGCTgtgacactgagagagagagagagagagagggagagggagagagagagagagagctgaatTCAGCACCAAGGACAGCGCCACTGCAGAGCACTGCTACCCTGGGAACACtcactgtgaggaggaggaggaggaggaggaggctggaaACTAGGCTACACTGTTCACTTAACACCACCCTGACACGGATGTAGCAGTTATCTGTCATATCTTAACGGTTTAGCGTTCATTACCTAGATTTAAAACCAGTTTCCTGCTGCAAGTTTAAAGGTCACACATTCACGTCTACATttagaagagggaaaaaagcaaaactaactAGACTGATGTTGTTATTGCAAACTTGAGGATCCACTGATACCAATTTCAGTCCAGTGAAAGCTTTAGAAACATAACGGTCATCCCCGAAGTAAACAAAATGTGTTCTTATTTGGGTACAATTAAAAGTCCACAAATAAGAGGGCGTCTTATATGTGAAAAAGTCATTTTAGGCTAAATTTacggacactttttttttttccaggatcttaAATAATTGACTGGAATAATCGATATCAACAGATGAATTTCATTGAGCCACGTTAAAACAACACTGAGACTTTGATTTTTCGTTTTCctaaaataacttttttgttCACTGCAGTTTACAGTTACAATTACTccatgaatcgattattaaatgtatcgtcaactattttgataatcgatgaatcggtttgaatcggggtttttttcatgataaaacatggttttctgattgtttcagcttcttaaatgtgaatattttctttgtttctttgctccttagAACAAAGAAATCGGAATAATCTTGGCTTGTGGGCAAAAAACAAGACGTTTTGTAACATCTTCTGACTTAATGGTTAAAAGTAAGAGAACCGCCAAGAGTTGGAGCTCTAGGAGCGCTGAGTAACCTCAGAGAGGAAGATAGGAGtcgtttatttaaaataaaacgcAGAAAATCATGAAAGAGCGAAACCAAAAAGTGTTGCAATCCAGTATCCCTCACCGAGAAGGTCCTGCTCCATCCGAATAACATAATAAACGAGTAACATCACCTGTGAATACGCCACTAAGCTCAGTCAAGTGTCCTGCAGCGCGGGGGAAATGaccactcactgtctgtctgtgtgtgtgtgtgtgtgtgtgtgtgtgtgtgtgtgctggaatCATAGCCATTTGTAATCAACCACCGTTTAAAATGAACTCACTGCAAACACAGACCCATGCAGACCGACTTTGTCCATCACTTCACacaaaagggaaagaaagagagaaagaaaaaaaaaacaacaataaatagaGTGTGCGTTATTTTTCTTACACGATGctgtaaaataatgttatttttgtaactTTCATCAGGGTATGAGTCACAGCACGCGGCCGCTGCTTCctataaataaaagtcaaacattACTTtgtgaggaaagagagagaaaaaagagatgagatgctgagagagagagagagagagagagagagagagccataCTTTTCCAATGTAGTGTACTTATTattaggtttgtgtgtgtttctgacccCAAACCCTGTAACTTTGGTTTTTCTTGCTGTGGGAAATGAGACGTGATGCGGTTTCTGTTCCCGCGGCGATAAAAGACAACAGAGAGACGGGGGAGACGCCGCTCGAGCAGCGTTGTGTAAGACAGCGCTGCACAGTCAGACTGCACGTGACGTCACTTTGAGTCGTGTCGATGGAAGCAGGTTGTTTTTCCGCtttctcactcctcctcctccacatcgtCGTGACAGACAAATCTCTTATTCTTTCACGTATCACCATCCCTTTTCCCTCCattttcccccctccctccattcattcattctttctttctttctttctttctttctttctttctttctttctttctttctttcttccttccttcctttcatcTAACACTCTGCTATCCTTGGCCTGCAGGAATAAAGCCGACCAGGCTCGGTCTAAAAATAGCAGGTACAAGAatggaaagagaggaggaatgaATTTCACTAGAGATGCACCGAAAAATGAGGCGACCCAAAACATCCAACCATCCAttttttaccgctttatcctctgcgaTAGGCGGGGGTCTATTCCCGCTAAGAGTCTGTCTAAGATCACCAaagatgtgagtacacggtggaacagcGGTGGAAAGTCTCTGGGCAAAAGTGAAACTTGGCCGCATACAACACGACAATCACGTCACTACACCAGggaactctctccctctctccctctctccctctctctcagcagCCAATTAAAGAGACGTTATTCCCTTAATTGCAGCACTGAAGTGTCTTCTACACAAAGAGGTTGACAACAATGAAAAGTGTGCTCTCAAAGGAGTCCGTCAACACTTGGTCGTTGCGACTGTACTCGACCCTCGTCATAAAGGTCACTGCTTAGATGACCACAAAATTAGATTAGGAAAAACAATGGTACGGAATTGGCataatcatttatttctgtttccGGATTTTCGGTTTTCagccaacaattttcatttcggtGCATCTCTAAATTTCACCTCCCCTCCGTTTTTGCTCTTTTGTCAGCACAAGTTTGTTTACATAAATCAGTCAAATCAGGGTTCAGGGTTCAGGGTTGGCGACTCGAGCCTGGACTTCAGCCCAGTCGAGTAAGAACCCCCTCACTTATCAATCAGGCTAGGCTAAGCTAAGCTTTTTGTCCCTAAACTACTAAAACAATTCAGGCGTGCAAATATtttcaatgaagaaaatgaaaaaaaaaaaatccatgacaGAGCTAATTTTGTATCGGACCAAGTACGGCCTTCATAGAATTGTTTTATGCATTGATTAAATAAGtgtttatgatgatgatgatgatgatgatgatgatactgtgatgtcagaaaaaaacaaacaaaatcatctttttattttgtcctgTACGTTCTATCACTGTCTCTCTTGTCTTTGTGAAAACATGGGGCGGCGATGATCTCGAGTACAAAATGCACTTTATGGGATGGAAAATGTTACACGTTGCACTTGTAAAtgttgaatgtaaaaaaaaaaaaaaagaagaaaaaaaaacaagaaagatttatttttcatatcaATGTAAataagtgagagagaaaaaataaagcCAACACAAGTGGAGAATAATTTGCCAAATAAAGACGACATTTGTGATTTATATTATGGTGAAGTGAggatgtttttgtccacaaaccaaagtgattcagttttttaatgatttctctgtgaaaatattcacatttaagaagcagaaacaatcTGAAACcttgttttcatcatgaaaatAAGCTTCAAaccgagtaattgtttcagctctgtatGTGATACAGTGGATcgccaaaaacaacaagacgAGACCTTCGAGATCAAcgttctctgacattttatggaccaaacgatatAATTGACAGGTTATACCCTTCTccctgtgagcgccccctgctgctgagaagtGAACACTCACTAAAACCAGGCCTGTGAATAAGGACAAAGCGATTTGAGACGCTGAACAAAAGTTCTAAGTTTACTAAGTATTGTTTCGTCACAGCACAGGAAACTGTGTTCGTAACCAGGTTACCACCAAAATATTAACGTAAACATGTAGGAAAGCGACATTTTAATGATTCTGGCGGCAGTTGAAcgacagtcctgctctctgtctccctctgtctgtgtcagtggtactgcagcctcacagcagcagGAGTCTGTACGGACTTTTAATCAATGAAGGTATTGGAATtagatttcaaataaaatgtcgattttatcattcaaaaatatattatttttttttatttgaactgtTTCTATTCTTTACTCCCTAAGAGTTTAAATTAGTTTCACGTCATCTCTGCCACTATTTTCTTAGGGAGAAACTTTGGATTTATATcagatgtatttatatatatgtatttgatacatatacaaatatatatatatatatatatatatatatatatatataaatatatatcctTTGATTGAGCGCCAATGTGGTACATTCAAGTGTGACTCAACAGACTCAACCCAAGTTTGTGAGgtagttaaaaataaaaaataaaacagctgctgcagaaTTATTTAACCACTTCCTgattacacaacacaacacaacacaacagcagaagagcgagagacaaagtgagaggagggaaaaagacacatttttgtgtatgtgtgtgtgtgtgtgtgtgcatgatatGATGATATACAGGTTCTGGGGATAGTGTGTGTTACTCTCCTTCCCTCTACAGGGAGGTGAGAGAGCTCCACCATGAGGCCAGAGGCAAGTACTGTAAAGTGAAGACATGTAAAACTgaagcacacacgcacgcacactgattactaaattaaacgtCAACTACTTTGATGACCGATGAATCGGTTTCaagctttttttccatgattaaaacaagattttctgatggttttagcttcttaaatgtaccAGAGTTTGGATTTTGCAGCTCGCGAAGCTAACGAGGAGTTTCCAGACGGAACCCTGGCTGCAAATTAGATTTCGCTACCGCTATGGTGCGTCTGGATTACCAGGCTAATGTGTCATCGTTCAGTTTCATCCTTTACGTCGGACAAATCCTGTTTACTTTTGTATTTAAATGGAGTTTTTATTGCAGaatgtttgaaatgattaaGTCACAAATATCCTCTCAGGGTTTCATGGGTAACATTTGTGTTCAATGAATTTTccactcacctctctctctctctctgtgtgtctctgtctctctctctgtgtgtctctgtctctctgttgtgtCACCATCTGTGTCTCAAAGTGTCTCCTCTCCTGTTCCCAAACCGAAACAGCACCAGCTGGTTCCTCCTGTACGCTGCCAAAACCCACAACAGCAGGAACCTGGAACCGAGCATGTTGACAGTGGTGGGCGTGTGACAAACGCTGGGGAAAAAACATAACCTTTTTAAATTATGCTGCACTTCAATAACACTTTGATGTATTTGTGACTCTCATTGATAGTCACGACACACGTGGATCAATTTATGTATGAAAACACgctggaaaaaaagaggaaaatataggAAATGGCTGTGAAATTTCAGGTATTCAGGTATAAGTATTCAAATTACATTGTTTTCTCTGATGTTGCGCTcattttgagggggttaacgtgtATAGAAACTCTAAAAATTTGGCCCGGTGGTCAGGACGGCGAAACATGCAATAGTGGCATACAGCAGAAACCCCGTTTGTAGccccagggctctatagcgcccccagaAGTCGGGTCATGGTCAGACAAAAGTCGTAAGATCGGGAAAATGACGTTAAATGCAAAATTTTGGATTTTTTCCATCGTGTCTAAGTCGCATTTAGTTGCTCTGATTTTAACCAAACATGGTACACTTGTTGCGctcatgattccaaacaaaTTTTGAATGTACTTCCATTAGCTCGCTGACCCAGAAGTCTAGATATTTATTCACAAAGTGAGCTGATTGCTTTTTGAACTGATTGAAGAGCTCCATCAGTTCAAACAGTGGCTGCTGGGCCACATCTACATTTAATTTGCTTATATTTACGTGTTTCTCCAATGATTTTAGAGGAATGAAACTAGCAGACAATGAGCCAGCTAGCTGACTCATGCTAGTTGAAAAGTTATATTATTAAGCTGTACATGTTTAATATTTgcttaaatatacattttcaaCAGACTCTGATTGCAATTGATTGTtagagaaacacatttattgtcattgtcagtGGAGTCCCTGAAATAGCCCTGGCCACCCCATAGATGAAAGTCTAGCTCCGCCACTGACTGAGTCCTACTATCTTTGTTTAAAATCGTCTAAAACTCGGTTGTGACTGTGTCCGGTGTTAAATACAAAAGTTATTTCACTGTGGTTTCGGTTCAGTGATTTAATACAAGTGGCTGGACTCACCTGTGGTCGAGGACGTTGTTGtacttcaaaaacaacaaaaaaagaaaacaaatccagAGAGAAGCAGACAGAAATCCAAAATCCAGTCAAAACAGTCCAGATACAGGTGGTGAAGGcgaaacacaacaaatataaGTTAATACAACACGAGTGCGGGACTAACGA
This Solea solea chromosome 3, fSolSol10.1, whole genome shotgun sequence DNA region includes the following protein-coding sequences:
- the gpr185b gene encoding G-protein coupled receptor 12, producing the protein MIFSLAAAKAMSGGGDGSGLNSSSPLDPFDSTWNLGEDPSNSSVEPVTRTLIPDLQPATTVVAVQEVSPWDIALCVTGTLISCENALVIAVLFYTPTLRAPMFILIGSLAVADLFAGLGLILNFVFTYMVDNSVEFVMLLSVGLLISAFSASVLNILAITVDRYLSLYNALTYHTERTVTFTYVMVACIWVLCLALGLLPALGWNCLRDESACSVCRPVTKNNAVALAVTFLLVFALMMQLYLQICKIAFRHAQQIAVQHQFVAISTTKGVSTLSAILCAFGVCWLPFAMYSIVADSSYPVIYTYATVLPATCCSVINPIIYAFRNPDIQKSLWMACCGCIPSNLSLRPRTSSDV